In a single window of the Streptacidiphilus sp. P02-A3a genome:
- a CDS encoding methyltransferase — protein sequence MADAPPARRVVDILTGAWQAQALYAAAALALPDHVAAGAGTAAALAAAAGSDQDGIVRLMRLLTAMGLFEDNADEGYRLTAVGGLLRTDHDQSMRDMAVIYGEEFHHAWAQVVPAVRTGTSGFEYAFGTSLHGYLEHEPGAGAKFQRAMNAGNAFFGDVATAFDFSGCRTVVDVAGGSGMLLSTVLRAYPELRGVLFDLPRVTPVAREHLDLAVGPDRCLTVAGDLFEAVPAGADAYLLSRVLQDWDDERCVRLLRNLRAAMPDTARLLIVERVIPTDGSGLLALLWDLHLLMAAGGRERTIDGYRTLLDAAGLRLESVTPLALETSLLVVAPVTDGPADQRPREPKEA from the coding sequence ATGGCCGACGCGCCCCCCGCACGCCGCGTGGTGGACATCCTCACCGGTGCCTGGCAGGCCCAGGCGCTCTACGCGGCCGCCGCACTCGCGCTCCCCGACCACGTCGCCGCCGGAGCCGGGACCGCCGCCGCGCTCGCCGCCGCCGCCGGGTCCGACCAGGACGGCATCGTGCGGCTGATGCGGCTGCTGACCGCCATGGGCCTGTTCGAGGACAACGCCGACGAGGGCTACCGGCTGACCGCGGTCGGCGGGCTGCTGCGCACCGACCACGACCAGTCGATGCGGGACATGGCGGTGATCTACGGCGAGGAGTTCCACCACGCCTGGGCCCAGGTCGTCCCCGCGGTCCGCACCGGCACCTCCGGCTTCGAGTACGCCTTCGGCACCTCGCTGCACGGCTACCTGGAGCACGAGCCCGGCGCCGGGGCCAAGTTCCAGCGCGCGATGAACGCGGGCAACGCGTTCTTCGGGGACGTGGCGACCGCCTTCGACTTCTCCGGCTGTCGCACCGTGGTCGATGTCGCCGGGGGCAGCGGGATGCTGCTCTCCACGGTCCTGCGGGCGTACCCGGAGCTGCGCGGGGTCCTGTTCGACCTGCCCCGGGTGACCCCGGTCGCCCGCGAGCACCTGGACCTCGCGGTCGGACCGGACCGCTGCCTGACCGTCGCCGGGGACCTCTTCGAGGCCGTCCCCGCGGGGGCGGACGCCTACCTGCTGTCCCGGGTGCTCCAGGACTGGGACGACGAGCGCTGCGTCCGGCTGCTCCGCAACCTGCGCGCGGCGATGCCGGACACCGCCCGGCTGCTGATCGTCGAGCGGGTCATCCCCACCGACGGCTCCGGGCTGCTGGCACTGCTCTGGGACCTGCACCTGCTGATGGCGGCGGGCGGGCGGGAACGCACCATCGACGGCTACCGGACGCTGCTGGACGCCGCCGGTCTGCGGCTGGAGTCGGTGACCCCGTTGGCCCTGGAAACCAGCCTGCTGGTCGTGGCACCGGTCACGGACGGACCGGCCGACCAGCGTCCACGCGAACCCAAGGAAGCGTGA